The genomic interval TCAATCAGGAAGATTAAAAGGTTTTGGTATTGGTTTTGGAGGAAACTATGCTAGTGAAAACAAAGTTTTTAATAACACTAATACTGGCTCTTTTGAATTACCAAGTTATACAACTTTAAACACTTCTTTATCCTACACCGAAGAGAAGGTAACTGTAATTTTAAAATTAGATAACATTGCAAATAAAAAATATTTTTCTGGATGGAGTACAGTAGCACCTCAAAAATTAAGAAGTATTTCAGCTAGTATGAGATATAGATTTTAAAAGTTAGTTGAGTTAAGTTAATTTTAGTAGTATTTCATTCCTTGTAAAGTATTTGCAAGGGATGAAATTAAAAAAACATTACAATGAAAAAGATATTTTTAACATTCGCATTTATATTAGTTGCAACATTACAAACATTTGCACATTATCTATGGATTGAAACAAATCCAACAGGAGTAATAAATGAAGAACAAGAAGTTAAAGTTTATTTTGGGGAATATAATTATGGGGTTATTGAAAAGGTAAATGGAGAAGCTTTTCATAAAGTAAAAGATTTTACACTTTGGATTGTAGATGCAACAGGAAATAAAAAACAACTAAAAGTTACTGCTAGAGAAAATCATTATTTAGCAAAGTTTACTCCTAAAAATAATGGAACACATACAATTGTTTTAAACAATGATAAAATTGATGTAATCGATTATACTCAATATGATTTCGGAATTTTTAAAACGCATTATAATTCTAGTGCTAAAATACAAATTGGTGAAAAAACTTCTGAAACTATAGCTGACAACAAAAACGGAATTACCGTAAAAGACATTTCTAAATATGAAAATGAAATGAAGTTGCAAGTTTTATATAAAGGAGAAGCTTTAAAAGAAAATGAGGTAAAAATTTATGTTGCAGATTTATGGTCTAAAACCTTAAAGACAGACAAGGGTGGTGTTATATCATTTAAACTTCCTTGGAAATCTAAATACATTTTAGAAACTACTTTTAGTGAAAAAGTTCCTGGAAAATTTAAAGGAAAAGATTATCAATTTATTTGGCATTGTGCAACCTATTGTATTAAATAATTTTTAAGCTAAACATCATTACAACTCTGAAGATAAATTGTTTTCAGAGTTGTTTTCATTTAAAAAAATATGGTTTCTATAACTACTTTTATTATATTTCTATCTTTTTATTTATTTTATAATACATCTAAAAAAACTGTAAAATACGATCCTAAAAAATCAAATATTTGGATAGATAAAAACATTCAATTAACTAAAAAAATAGCTTTTATATTATTAATTATTTCAATAATATTAAACATATACTTATTTGGTTTTGGAGCAGGAATTTTAATCTTTTTTGTCATTCTAATGACATTAGGAGGTTTAATTATTCTTCTATTTCCAATGGGTTATTTAAATTACAAAAGTGTTTTTTATTGTTTTCTAGTATTTTTAATATTTGAACTTTTCATCTTTTAATTTATGCCAGCAAATCCAAAATACTTATCATCTAATTGGCAACGTTTCGCTAAAATTACTGCTGGATTTTTAGGTGGTTATTTCGTTACAATATCATTTCATTTAGCAATCTCATTTATTTTTAATCATGTAAATGTTATAATTACATCAACTTATACAGGTTTTATTCTTTGGGCTGTATTAATGATTCTAGCTTTTCTCGCAAAAAATGGATGGAAAGTTTGGGGTATTTATTTACTATTAACAATTCTATTTTCAATGATTATTTATGTTGGTAAAATTTACAATCCTATTATTTCTTAAAAATGAAAAACAGAACTTATAATATCATTTTTCACACACATACAGTTAGCGGAATTGTAATAAGTGTTGTGCTTTATATCATTTTCTTTGCTGGTTCATTTTCGTTTTTTAGAGATGAAATTGTAAACTGGGAAAGAAATCAATCTGTAGAAATTACTGATGATATTCAATTAGACTTTGATGAAACGCTAGATTCTTTACATAAAAAATACAATCTTAATGGTAGAGATATAGAACTTAAAAAATATTATATAGAACAACGAGTAGCCGTTTCTATGTCTGCTTCAAAAGACACCTTAAATTCTGAAAAATTAGAAGGTGCAAAATTTTTCTATATTGACACAAAAAACAAAACAGAGCACACCTATAATAATTCCTATACTCTAGGTGAATTTTTATATCGTTTACATTTTTTGGCTCAAATCTACTACCCTATTGGATATTATCTTGCTGGTTTTGTTGCCATCTTTTTCTTATTTGCAATTATTACAGGAGTTATTATTCATTGGAAAAAAATGATTGCTAATTTTTATGTTTTTAGACCTTTAGCAAAACTAAAAACGATGTGGACAGATGCACACACGGCGCTAGGTCTTATAGGTTTACCATTTCAGTTTGTATATGCTGTAACTGGTGCTTTTTTTATGATTAAACTACTTTTAGTAGCTCCTAGTGTTTTTGTTTTATATGATGGAGATAGTGCTCAATTATATGAAGATTTAGAATATACTCATCCTCAATATCAATTTAACAATAAAACAATTTCTTCTGACTTTAGTGTAAATTCATATGTAGAAACAACTAAAAAATTATGGAATGACTTTAATGTCATAGAAATTCATGTTTTTAATTATAAAGATGAAAATATGCATGTTTTAGTAAATGGTCATATAGATTACACTTCTAAATTTAATGGAGTTGGAGAAGCCATTTTTAATGTAAAAACTGGTGAAATCGTTTCTAAAAAAAATCCAATAACAGAAACTTCTTATTTAGATGGGGTAAAAAATGTGTTGTTTAGAATTCATTATGGAGATTATGGTGGAATTCCTTTAAAACTGATTAGCTTTATTTTAGGATTGGTTTCTTGTTTTGTTATTATTTCTGGGGTAATGATTTGGTTAATTGCAAGAGACAAAAAAAATGTTCCTGATAAAAAACGTCGATTTAATGAACGTGTTGTAAGAATTTATTTAGCAATTTGTTTAAGTATGTATCCAATAACAGCATTATCTTTTATTGCTGTAAAAGTATATCAACCAACAAGTTCTTCTTTTATTTATAACTTCTATTTTATTGGTTGGTTATTATTAACCCTCTTTTTTATCATAAAAAAAGATTTTCACTTTATAAATAAATACACGTTACTTTCGGGTAGTATTATTGGGTTTTTCATTCCTGTTTCTAACGGGATAATGACTGGTAACTGGTTTTGGAATTCGTTTAGCAATCAACTGTTTCAGCTTTTATTTATAGATGTTTTCTGGCTTGTTCTAGCATCATTAACACTTTGGATATCCTTAAAATTAAAAAAAATATAAAAAATTATCAATCTCACCCCAAGTGTACGAGGTATTCTTCCGGATTAAATGTTTTTCATTTCTAGACAAGGCTCGGGAATTGCCCTCTTGACTATCTCCCTGTGATTAAAAATGATTAATCTTTAATAATTCTTGAAATTTGGCAAGAAGATTACGTTAAGAGGTAAATAGAAAATCATTTTTTGAAGGATGAACAAAATATTGAAATATAAAAACCCGACCTTTTTGGGGAATGCCCAGAAAAGAGTTGGCAGTGTTCAGTATTCAAAAAATATTTTTTTTGAATACTGGAAACCTACAAAATTCTTAGAAATTTTAAAGCACAAAAAAAGCCGATACAAATTGTATCGGCTTTTAAAATATATTAGAAATGTAAATGATTATTTACCTTCTTCCATTTTTTTCTTTAATGCTGCAAGACCACCAATATCTCCTAAGGTAGTTTTTTCTGCGTCTGCTGCTTTCTTAACGGCAACTTTCACATTTCTTTTCTCTTGCTCTTTAAATAAAGATGTATGAGAAACAACAACTCTTCTGTATTCTTTAGAGAATTCTAAAACTACAAATTCGATTTTGTCTCCTTTTTCTAATTTAGAACCATCTTCTTTTTCTAAGAATCTTGTAGGTGCAAATCCTTCTACGCCATCAGCGAAAGTTACAACTGCTCCTTTATCATTCTTTTCTTTGATTGTTCCTTCATGTTTAGAACCGATTGCATACGTAGCTTCATGTGCATCCCAAGGGTTATCTTGTGTTTGCTTATGACCTAAGTTTAACTTTCTGTTCTCTACATCTAATTCTAATACTTGTACTTCTAGTTTATCACCAACAGTTACAAAATCTGATGGATGCTTCACTTTCTTAGTCCAAGATAAGTCTGAGATATAAACTAAACCATCAATACCTTCTTCTAATTCTACGAATACACCAAAGTTAGTATAGTTACGAACTGTACCAGTGTGAGTAGAACCTACAGGATATTTAGTAGTAATATCTGTCCAAGGATCTGGGTGTAATTGTTTGATACCTAAAGACATTTTACGGTCTTCACGGTCTAAAGTTAAAATTTGAGCTTCAACTTTATCTCCAACTTTTACGAAATCTTGTGCAGAACGTAAGTGAGTTGACCAAGACATTTCAGAAACGTGAATTAACCCTTCTACTCCTTGTTCTACTTCTACAAACGCACCATAATCAGCTAAAACAACAACTTCACCATTTACTTTATCACCAACTTTTAATTCGTTGTTTAAAGCTTCCCAAGGATGAGCAGATAATTGTTTTAATCCTAATTGAATTCTAGATTTGTTATCATCAAAGTCTAAAATTACAACGTTTAATTTTTGATCTAATTCTACAACCTCATTTGGATGATTGATTCTAGACCAAGATAAATCAGTAATATGTACTAATCCGTCTACACCACCTAAATCAACAAAGACACCATAAGAAGTAATATTTTTAACAATACCTTCTAATACTTGTCCTTTTTCTAATTGACCAATAATTTCTTTTTTCTGTAATTCAATATCAGCTTCAATAAGAGCTTTATGAGATACAACAACGTTTTTAAATTCGTGGTTGATTTTAACAACTTTGAATTCCATTGTTTTCTCAACATACTGATCGTAATCTCTAATTGGCTTAACGTCAATTTGAGATCCTGGTAAGAATGCTTCAATTCCGAAAACATCTACAATCATACCACCTCTAGTTCTACATTTAACGAAACCGTTAACTACTTCACCAGTTTCATGAGCATTGTTAACACGTTCCCATGCTTTAATAACTCTTGCTTTTTTGTGAGATAATACTAATTGACCAGAAGAATCTTCTCTTTTGTCAACTAATACTTCTACAGTATCTCCTTCTTTTAAACCTTGGTTGTAACGAAATTCGTTTAAAGAAATAACTCCTTCAGATTTAGAATTGATATCGATGATTGCATCTCTATCAGTAATTCTGATTACAGTTCCTTCAATTACGTCACGCTCGTTTACAAAACCTACAGTTCCTTCTAACGCTTTTTCAAATGCTTGTAATTTTTCTTCATCAACAGCTTCAATACCTTGTTCGTATTTGTGCCAGTTAAAATCAGCTAAAAATTGTGTTGGATCTACAGCTGGAGTCGCTGTTGCTTGTACTTCAGTAGCAGCTACCTGCTCTTCAGTGTTTTTTGTTTCTTCAGACATTTCTGAATAATAATTTTGTATCTTATTGTTTATCAGATTTTAACGATATAAACGCAAAGAGTTGTTTTTATAAATTGTTTTAAATATTCCTTTTATAAATCTGTTCTCGTAAAAAGGAGTGCAAATTTACAAAAATGTTTTGATTTATAACACTTTACAATTAATTTATTATTCCTTTTATTGTTGATATACAAAAAACTACCTTTGCACCCTTAAAACCTTTTAGGTAGATTTTAATGAAGATGGATAAAAATACAAAAGATTTAGTAGATAAAGGAATAATGCTTCCGTTAATGGAAGAGTTCTATACCATACAAGGAGAAGGTGCTCATACAGGTACTGCCGCTTATTTTATTAGAGTTGGTGGTTGCGATGTGGGTTGCCATTGGTGCGATGTTAAAGAAAGTTGGAACGCAGAATTGCACCCACCTACTTTAGCAGATACTATTGTAGATAACGTTAAAAAATATGCTAATACCGTTGTTATAACTGGTGGTGAGCCTTTAATGTGGTCTATGGATTATATTACAGAAAACCTTCAGAAAAACAATATTAGAACGCATATAGAAACTTCTGGAGCGTATTCTTTTTCGGGAAAATGGAATTGGTTTTGCCTTTCGCCTAAGAAAACAAAAATGCCTCTAGCCGAATGTTATCCTGAAGCAGATGAGTTAAAAATGATTATTCATAACAAATCTGATTTTGATTTTGCAGAGCAAGAAGCCGCTAAGGTCGGTGCTAAATGTCAGCTTTATTTACAGCCAGAATGGAGTAAAAAAGAAAAGATGACTGCAGAAATTGTAGATTATGTAATGAAAAATCCAAAATGGAAAATTTCTTTACAAACACATAAATACCTGAATATTCCATAATATTCAGGTATTTTATACTTTTATTAGAAGCTATTTCCTGCTTTCACTACTCGCTTTTCTTATCCTAAAAAGGAATAAAAAAGAGCTCAAACAATAAGCATGTCTTGATCTTTCCGAAAGGTTCAATCAGGGCTAGACTATTTTGTAAACTTTGTACTATCCCTCGATTCTTCTATCTACTATAGAACAAATACGATCAAACTGTTCGTTAATTCCCATATCAGAATTATCAAACTCAATAGCGTCTTTTGCTTTCATTAAAGGAGAATCTTTTCTGGTAGAATCTATTCTATCTCTTTCTTCTACATTAAAAAGTATGTCTTTAAAATCTACTTTATCACCTCTATCAATCAATTCTTTATAACGTCTTGTTGCTCTCTTGTCTGCAGAAGCCGTCATAAACAACTTTAATTCAGCATCCGGAAAAACAACTGTACCAATGTCTCTACCGTCCATAACAATACCGCTATTTTTTCCCATCAGTTGCTGTTCGGCTACTAACTTTTTTCTTACTTCAGAAATAGCAGCAACTTTACTAACCAATTGAGAAACGGCTAAAGTTCTAATCTCTTTTTCTACATTCTCAGCATTTAAAAACATTTCAGCAAAACCTAAATCTTCATTAAATTTAAATGTAAGAGAAATATGTTTTAGGTTTAAAATAAGTCCTTTTTCATCTAAATGAGTTTTACTCACAAAATTATTGTTCATTGCAAATAAGGTAACTGCTCTATACATTGCACCTGTATCTACATAAATATAATTGTACTTTTTTGCTACTAATTTAGCAATGGTACTTTTCCCTGTTGATGAAAAACCATCAATAGCTATTATAATTTTTTTATTCATATTACCTTCTACTATCTAAATCTATTAATAAACTAAAAGTACTTGCATTTGCTGCTGAATGAAATTTAGAATACGCATAATTAAACTTTAATCTGTTCATTTGAATTCCGAATCCATAAGAGAAACCACTAAAAGTTCTAGCGTTTTGTAATTTTAATTCCGCTGCTCTTCTAAAATTATATCCCAATCTTAAATTAATTAAACTCTCAGGGAACAATTCACCTCCAATAACAAAATGTCTAAAAGTATTTCCTAAAAAGCCTACATCTTCATTCGTAACATTGCCTTCCAAATCGGTTGTTTGATCAGACGGATTCGCTACAGAAATATCCCATTTTTGTAAATTATCAATGGTCGCATACCATTTTAAAGGTACGTGTTCTAATTTATAAGAACCTCCTAATGCAACTTTAAACGGCATTTTTTCTTTTACACCATTATATGTTTGTATTTGAGCGCCTATATTTCTGGCAACTAAAGTAAATGTATATGGTTTATAAGGGCTATTATATAAAATTGCTAAATCTGCAGAAACACCAACAGAACTATAACTATCAATATTAGAATTGATAAACCTCAAATTAGCACCAACAAAAATATTTGATCTTGGTATATTTAGAGCATACCCCGCTGAAACTGCAATATCACTAGCATTAAAATTACCTGTTTCATTTCCTTCCTCATCAGCTCCTATTAAAGAACCATAATCAATATATTTAATACTTCCGTGTATCGTTCCAAATCTTCTAGAAATAGTTTTTGCAAATGCTAAAGAACCAATGTTTATACCAGCTAAGTAACTCGTGTAATTTGCAGATAATTTATTATCAATTTCAACACTTATCACAGAAGGATTCCAAATTGGCTGGTTAACATCATCTAAAAGTGTTAAAACTTCACCACCTAAAGCTACTTGTCTCGCAGAAGTAGAAATATTTAAAAACTGATACACTTCTTCTCCTCCAACTTGAGCAGTTAAGGAGATAGAAAAAAATAAAATAGAAATAAAAAATAATTTTATCATTAACTAATTTAGTTTCAATTTACAAATATACTTTATAACGTAGTAGCATCATAAAAATTACTATTTAAAACTATAAAATATTTTCATATAAATGTCATTATAAAATAATCCTGAATATTATTCTTGAGAAATATTTATAATTTCATCATAATTAATATTAAGATTCAACAGACATATAAAGCTAATAAGTTCCTACCTCCTATTTTCTAAAAATATAATTATACATGGTTTTGTCTTAAAAAGGCACTTCAAAAAGTATAAAATTGAATCTTCCGCTTATTCTGAATACATATTAGATACAAAGGCCATTGGCTATCGAAATCCTTTAGATTCATTATTTTTATTGTAATTTTGTCGATACAACTGTTTTTCTACATTTATTGTTTCTTATTAGCTTTATCTTGACTACAAATTAAAGTTTACCTCTTGAAAACAGTATTAAACAGACCACTAAATTAATCAACCTATATATTTTAAGAAAACTACAATATGAGTAATTCTTTTAGATCCAAAACCACTTTAGATAAAGGCGTAACTATACCTAGTCTGATTTTTATAATTTCCATTTGTCTAATTTCTGCTATTTTTCCTGAATTTACAGAAACCCTCCTGAATAAGGTTAAAAACTTCATATTTGTTAACTTTAACTGGGTATACGTTTGGTGTGTTACCATATTTGTTATTTTCTTGGTTTATTTAATGTTTAGTAAGTATGGAAATATTAAGCTAGGAAGTAACGATAGCAAGCCAGACTATTCTTTCTTTTCATGGGTTTCAATGCTATTTTCCGCTGGTATGGGAATTGGGTTAATGTATTTTAGTGTAGCAGAACCTATGCAACATTACTCCAATGAAGTATTAATGGGCAACAGTACTATTAGTCCTGCAAAAAATGCTCAGTTATATACTTTTTTCCATTGGGGAATTCATGCCTGGGCTATTTATGGTACTGTAGGATTATCATTATCCTACTTCGCATATAGATACAAACTTCCACTTTCATTACGAAGCTGTTTATATCCAATACTGAAAGATAAGGTTAAAGGAAAATGGGGAAATGCAATTGACGTATTCGCTCTTTGCAGTACCTTTTTTGGAATAACAACCACACTTGGATTTGGTGTTGTTCAAATCAATTCCGGATTAGAAACCCTAAACATAGTACCCGAGAGTAGTTTTATGTATCAGATTATAATAGTAGGCGTATTGGTTTCTATTTCCATTATTTCTGCAGTAACTGGAGTAGATAAAGGTGTTAAAATACTGAGTAATATTAATATTATTAGTGTTGTTATTTTATTATTATTTGTTTTATTTCTAGGCCCAACTGTTTATATAATAAGTAGTTTTACTGAAGGAATGGGAAGTTATATTCATAACTTTTTTAAACTAACATTTAATACACATATTTATGAAGAAGAAACACTGCCCTGGTTTTACGATTGGACCATACTTTACTGGGCATGGTGGATTTCTTGGTCTCCTTATGTAGGCCTTTTTATTGCTAAAATCTCGAAAGGAAGAACTATACGAGAGTTTATTTCAGCAGTATTAATCATACCAACATTATTCAATTTTATTTGGATGTCTGTATTCGGAAATAGCGCTATTTGGTTTGATATTAATGTCGCAAATGGACTACTTAGTGAATTATCTAGTAATCCTGATGCCTTGATGTTTAATTTTTTAGAATACCTTCCATTCACTAAGGTAATTAGTTTGTTAGCTATTTCTATCATTCTTATTTTCTTTGTAACATCTGCAGATTCAGGTATGTTTGTAATGAATAGTATCTCTAGTAAGAACTCACAAAATTCACCCAAATGGCAAACTGCAGGATGGGGAATTCTACTTGCTGTTCTAGCCCTATTTTTGTTAAATGCTGGAGGGCTTGAAGCCTTACAAAGCATGACGCTTATTACAGCACTACCGTTTTCTATAATTATTCTTTTATTTGTGGTGAGCCTTGTAAAAGCACTCGCTATAGATAATGATTATTACAAACGTGATTTTCAAGTAACCCCTTGGTCTGGTTTATTTTGGAAAGAACGTTTAAAACAAATTATTTCATACGATGACCAAAAATCTGTTGATGAATTTATTGAAAACACGGTTAAACCAGCCTTTAAAGAACTTCATCAAGAATTTGTAAATAATGGAATTGAAGCAACTGTTCATTTTTCCGAAAAACCCAAAAGTGTAGAAATCGAAATTAAGTATGATGTCGTTAATAATTTTGTATACGGTGTAAAAAATCAATCAAAATTAGTTTCTCAATATTTAATTGATGAAGACAACCTTGGAGGATTTGAAGAAGATTGTTCATACCTTCCTATAACTTATTTTGGTGATTATAGAAAAGGATATGACGTACGTCTTTTTACTAAAGATGAACTAATTTCTGATGTATTAAAACATTACGAAAGACTTTTAGCTATTATTTCCGAAGAAAAAAATGAAATGTTTATTAGCAGTAATGCTAATAAAAAATAAATCTGTGAGATATTCATCTTTTAAAACAAATGCATCTCTTTAAATACTGAAGTCAAAACAATAATATCGACATAACAATGACTATTACTCACGAAACCATTCAAAGGTTTTGTGAGTAATAGCCATATAAACCTTATTAAGAGATATTCGGCTATCATAAGTTTAAGAAAATAAAAAATCTAGCTTTAGAAATCACTTTTTTCTTATAAAACCACAGTCTAAAAGCTGAATATTTAAAATATAACCTTATTTAACGCTAATTCTATATAAGTAATAACAATGTTAAGTAACATATTTTCTTTTTTTAAGTAAAAGAGGAATATACTATTAAACTTGATATTCTATTTATTAGAAAATAATAAAAATTTCATTTCTAAAGTGTTTTCTAACGACATCATTTTACCGCTTCAATAATCACTCCCATTCTAAAAGTAATATTTACTATATGATTTTCTACTTATTTCAAAAAATTTGAAATAATAAAAGAGAATATACTTCTTCCCCACCAACTTGAGCGTTTAAGAAAAGATAAAAAAAATATTTTTTTTATCTAAATGCAATTATAAACAATCATCAATATTATTCATAAAAACAGGTATATAAAATTAACAATACTTTATATTTAGATATAATAAAAATAAAATACCGCAATAAAGCAACAGTAAATAACTACAAAAATGCAGTAAAAACGCAAAAATGACGCAAAAAAAATAAATAAAATGCAAGATTATTGTAATAAAATGTTAAGTTTGTCTTAACTAATCAATAATAATAACTATGACTAAAAAAATTAAAGTAACACTTCTGGTTTTTTTTACAACTTCATTTTCCGTACTATTTTCACAAAACATAGTTGTGAAAGGTACCGTTGTTGATAAAATTGATACGCCTTTACCAGGGGTTACTATTGTAATTAAAGGGAGTAATAAAGGAACATCTACTGATTTTTATGGAAATTATAATATATCAGTTGCAAAAGGTAAAACGCTAGTTTTCTCTTCTATTGGTTTTCAAAAAAAAGAAGTTGTTGTTAATAGCACAACTGCCAAGGTAGTTTTAGAAGAAGACACTTCTGTTCTTGGTGAAGTTGTTATAACTGCAGAATTTGGTTTAAAACGTGTAAAACGTAGTATCGGTTCTTCAGTTCAGCATGTTGATGGAAAAACTATTGAAGATTCTGGTAGAGAAAATTTTATTACCGCATTAGCAGGTCGAGTTGCTGGTCTTAATGTAGGATCTACAAGTGGAAATCCTGGTGCCTCTACCAATGTGGTTCTTAGAAATATTACCTCTATATCTGGTAATAATCAACCGCTTTATGTAGTGGATGGTATTCCTATGAACAACTCTACTTTTGATCCGAGCGGAATGGCTGGTGGAGAATTCTCTGTACGTGACATGGACTTTTCTTCTAGAGGTAACGATTTTAACCCTGATGATGTAGAATCTATAACAATTTTAAAAGGAGCTGGTGCTGCGGCATTATACGGTTCAGATGCATCTAACGGAGCAATTATTATTACCACTAAAAAAGGTACTGCTGGTAAAGGAACTGTTCGATTTAGTAATTTTCTAAAATTTAGTAACGCATATGGTTATCCAGAAATGCAAGACAAATATTCTAACGGAGCTAAAGGAACAACAAACTACTATTACACAAGTAAATTTGGAGGGTTGTATCCAGAAGACACAAAGGTTTATGATAATCTTGATGCAATACTTCAAACAGGTGTTCAACAACGATACAATGTTTCTGTAGACGGAGGATCTGATAAAGCAACTATTCGTGGTAGTTTTTCGCAATTAAACGAAACTGGTGTTGTAAAAACTACTAAATACAAAAGAACTAATTTAAGTTTATCTGGTAAAGCAGAAGTTACAGATTGGTTAACTTTTGAAGGAGCTTTGCAATATACCAATACAGAAAACAACAAGGTTAGAACAGGTACTTCAGGTCCGTTATATCGCGCTATGTTATGGCCTAGAGTAGATGATATGAGTAATTATCTAGCTGAAGACGGTAGCCATATGAGAACACCTGATTATTACCTTGATGTAGATTTATTAAATCCTCTTTTTGGAATGAATAACAATAAGTATTATGATGAATCAGATAGA from Polaribacter sejongensis carries:
- a CDS encoding DUF4198 domain-containing protein produces the protein MKKIFLTFAFILVATLQTFAHYLWIETNPTGVINEEQEVKVYFGEYNYGVIEKVNGEAFHKVKDFTLWIVDATGNKKQLKVTARENHYLAKFTPKNNGTHTIVLNNDKIDVIDYTQYDFGIFKTHYNSSAKIQIGEKTSETIADNKNGITVKDISKYENEMKLQVLYKGEALKENEVKIYVADLWSKTLKTDKGGVISFKLPWKSKYILETTFSEKVPGKFKGKDYQFIWHCATYCIK
- a CDS encoding PepSY-associated TM helix domain-containing protein; the encoded protein is MKNRTYNIIFHTHTVSGIVISVVLYIIFFAGSFSFFRDEIVNWERNQSVEITDDIQLDFDETLDSLHKKYNLNGRDIELKKYYIEQRVAVSMSASKDTLNSEKLEGAKFFYIDTKNKTEHTYNNSYTLGEFLYRLHFLAQIYYPIGYYLAGFVAIFFLFAIITGVIIHWKKMIANFYVFRPLAKLKTMWTDAHTALGLIGLPFQFVYAVTGAFFMIKLLLVAPSVFVLYDGDSAQLYEDLEYTHPQYQFNNKTISSDFSVNSYVETTKKLWNDFNVIEIHVFNYKDENMHVLVNGHIDYTSKFNGVGEAIFNVKTGEIVSKKNPITETSYLDGVKNVLFRIHYGDYGGIPLKLISFILGLVSCFVIISGVMIWLIARDKKNVPDKKRRFNERVVRIYLAICLSMYPITALSFIAVKVYQPTSSSFIYNFYFIGWLLLTLFFIIKKDFHFINKYTLLSGSIIGFFIPVSNGIMTGNWFWNSFSNQLFQLLFIDVFWLVLASLTLWISLKLKKI
- the rpsA gene encoding 30S ribosomal protein S1 gives rise to the protein MSEETKNTEEQVAATEVQATATPAVDPTQFLADFNWHKYEQGIEAVDEEKLQAFEKALEGTVGFVNERDVIEGTVIRITDRDAIIDINSKSEGVISLNEFRYNQGLKEGDTVEVLVDKREDSSGQLVLSHKKARVIKAWERVNNAHETGEVVNGFVKCRTRGGMIVDVFGIEAFLPGSQIDVKPIRDYDQYVEKTMEFKVVKINHEFKNVVVSHKALIEADIELQKKEIIGQLEKGQVLEGIVKNITSYGVFVDLGGVDGLVHITDLSWSRINHPNEVVELDQKLNVVILDFDDNKSRIQLGLKQLSAHPWEALNNELKVGDKVNGEVVVLADYGAFVEVEQGVEGLIHVSEMSWSTHLRSAQDFVKVGDKVEAQILTLDREDRKMSLGIKQLHPDPWTDITTKYPVGSTHTGTVRNYTNFGVFVELEEGIDGLVYISDLSWTKKVKHPSDFVTVGDKLEVQVLELDVENRKLNLGHKQTQDNPWDAHEATYAIGSKHEGTIKEKNDKGAVVTFADGVEGFAPTRFLEKEDGSKLEKGDKIEFVVLEFSKEYRRVVVSHTSLFKEQEKRNVKVAVKKAADAEKTTLGDIGGLAALKKKMEEGK
- a CDS encoding 7-carboxy-7-deazaguanine synthase QueE; its protein translation is MDKNTKDLVDKGIMLPLMEEFYTIQGEGAHTGTAAYFIRVGGCDVGCHWCDVKESWNAELHPPTLADTIVDNVKKYANTVVITGGEPLMWSMDYITENLQKNNIRTHIETSGAYSFSGKWNWFCLSPKKTKMPLAECYPEADELKMIIHNKSDFDFAEQEAAKVGAKCQLYLQPEWSKKEKMTAEIVDYVMKNPKWKISLQTHKYLNIP
- the cmk gene encoding (d)CMP kinase — translated: MNKKIIIAIDGFSSTGKSTIAKLVAKKYNYIYVDTGAMYRAVTLFAMNNNFVSKTHLDEKGLILNLKHISLTFKFNEDLGFAEMFLNAENVEKEIRTLAVSQLVSKVAAISEVRKKLVAEQQLMGKNSGIVMDGRDIGTVVFPDAELKLFMTASADKRATRRYKELIDRGDKVDFKDILFNVEERDRIDSTRKDSPLMKAKDAIEFDNSDMGINEQFDRICSIVDRRIEG
- the porQ gene encoding type IX secretion system protein PorQ, whose protein sequence is MIKLFFISILFFSISLTAQVGGEEVYQFLNISTSARQVALGGEVLTLLDDVNQPIWNPSVISVEIDNKLSANYTSYLAGINIGSLAFAKTISRRFGTIHGSIKYIDYGSLIGADEEGNETGNFNASDIAVSAGYALNIPRSNIFVGANLRFINSNIDSYSSVGVSADLAILYNSPYKPYTFTLVARNIGAQIQTYNGVKEKMPFKVALGGSYKLEHVPLKWYATIDNLQKWDISVANPSDQTTDLEGNVTNEDVGFLGNTFRHFVIGGELFPESLINLRLGYNFRRAAELKLQNARTFSGFSYGFGIQMNRLKFNYAYSKFHSAANASTFSLLIDLDSRR
- a CDS encoding BCCT family transporter, whose product is MSNSFRSKTTLDKGVTIPSLIFIISICLISAIFPEFTETLLNKVKNFIFVNFNWVYVWCVTIFVIFLVYLMFSKYGNIKLGSNDSKPDYSFFSWVSMLFSAGMGIGLMYFSVAEPMQHYSNEVLMGNSTISPAKNAQLYTFFHWGIHAWAIYGTVGLSLSYFAYRYKLPLSLRSCLYPILKDKVKGKWGNAIDVFALCSTFFGITTTLGFGVVQINSGLETLNIVPESSFMYQIIIVGVLVSISIISAVTGVDKGVKILSNINIISVVILLLFVLFLGPTVYIISSFTEGMGSYIHNFFKLTFNTHIYEEETLPWFYDWTILYWAWWISWSPYVGLFIAKISKGRTIREFISAVLIIPTLFNFIWMSVFGNSAIWFDINVANGLLSELSSNPDALMFNFLEYLPFTKVISLLAISIILIFFVTSADSGMFVMNSISSKNSQNSPKWQTAGWGILLAVLALFLLNAGGLEALQSMTLITALPFSIIILLFVVSLVKALAIDNDYYKRDFQVTPWSGLFWKERLKQIISYDDQKSVDEFIENTVKPAFKELHQEFVNNGIEATVHFSEKPKSVEIEIKYDVVNNFVYGVKNQSKLVSQYLIDEDNLGGFEEDCSYLPITYFGDYRKGYDVRLFTKDELISDVLKHYERLLAIISEEKNEMFISSNANKK